A stretch of DNA from Cytophagia bacterium CHB2:
GCTTCGCCGGAGGGCCAGGATTATCTCGGCGCCATGCGCTGCGCCATCAATTTTGCGTTTGCCAATCGCCAAATGATTGCGCATTGGACGCGCGAGGCGTTTGCGAAAGCGATCAACAAAGCGCCCAAGTACATCGGCCTGCGCACGGTTTACGAGGTTGCGCACAATATTGCGAAATTCGAGGATCATCTCTTTGCCGGCAAACCGGTGAAGGTCTGCGTGCATCGCAAAGGCGCGACGCGCGCATTCGCGCCGGGGCATGCGCAAATCCCGGAGGCTTACCGCGAAGTAGGACAGCCGGTACTCATTCCGGGAGACATGGGACGTTACTCTTATGTTCTCGTTGGCGCCGAAGGCGCAATGGAACAAACCTTCGGCTCGACCTGTCACGGCGCCGGCCGCGCCATGAGCCGCCACAAAGCCAAGCAAACCGCGCACGGCCGCAACATTGCGAAAGAATTGGCAGAACAAGGCATTCACGTTATGGGCGCGAGCCGCGGCACGATCGACGAAGAAATCCCCGAAGCCTACAAAGACGTGACCGACGTCGTGGATACCTGCCACTATGCCGGCATCTCGAAAAAGGTAGCGCAGCTCAGGCCGCTGGGGTGTATCAAGGGGTGAAATCGTCTGAGGTGGTGTGCGAAACAGATTGAACCGGATTCTTAACTTTGACTTGAAAGGCACTTCGATGAAAGAACAACTTTTGAACCGCATCTCGGTTGACAAAAATATCTGTCACGGTAAACCTCACATCCGGGGGACACGAATTATGGTTCAGCAGGTGTTGGTTCTGCTTGCTGACGGGGCATCGTCGGAGGAAATCATCAGAGAAGATTTTCCAGATCTTGCGCCGGAGGATATTCGTGCTTGCATAGCGTTCGCAAATCAATTGGTCGGCAATGAGGAGAT
This window harbors:
- a CDS encoding RtcB family protein; translation: ASPEGQDYLGAMRCAINFAFANRQMIAHWTREAFAKAINKAPKYIGLRTVYEVAHNIAKFEDHLFAGKPVKVCVHRKGATRAFAPGHAQIPEAYREVGQPVLIPGDMGRYSYVLVGAEGAMEQTFGSTCHGAGRAMSRHKAKQTAHGRNIAKELAEQGIHVMGASRGTIDEEIPEAYKDVTDVVDTCHYAGISKKVAQLRPLGCIKG
- a CDS encoding DUF433 domain-containing protein yields the protein MKEQLLNRISVDKNICHGKPHIRGTRIMVQQVLVLLADGASSEEIIREDFPDLAPEDIRACIAFANQLVGNEEIQLYETGLTEAA